Proteins encoded together in one Impatiens glandulifera chromosome 1, dImpGla2.1, whole genome shotgun sequence window:
- the LOC124916130 gene encoding universal stress protein PHOS32-like isoform X2 yields MAAATSSEKPVMLVGVDESEHSFYALEWTLDHFFTPYTPNPPFKLIIIHAKPTAFTVVGAAGAVDILPHVEEDLKKIATRVIDDVKQICIRKNVHDDVLLETVEGDPRNILCEYVEKHHASMLVIGSHGYGAIKRAVLGSVSDYCAHHAHCSVTIVKKPKIKH; encoded by the exons ATGGCCGCCGCCACTTCATCGGAGAAACCAGTAATGTTAGTCGGAGTCGACGAAAGCGAGCATAGCTTCTACGCACTTGAATGGACTCTAGATCACTTCTTCACTCCCTACACTCCAAATCCCCCTTTCAAACTCATCATCATTCACGCTAAACCAACCGCTTTCACCGTCGTCGGAGCCGCAG GTGCCGTCGATATTCTTCCGCACGTCGAAGAGGATCTGAAGAAGATCGCTACTCGAGTTATTGACGACGTTAAACAAATCTGCATCCGAAAAAAC GTACATGATGATGTGTTATTGGAAACAGTTGAAGGTGATCCTAGAAATATCCTTTGTGAATACGTAGAGAAGCATCACGCATCTATGCTAGTCATTGGCAGCCATGGTTATGGAGCTATAAAAAG GGCTGTTTTGGGGAGTGTGAGTGATTATTGTGCTCATCATGCACATTGCAGTGTGACAATTGTGAAAAAGCCTAAGATCAaacattga
- the LOC124916130 gene encoding universal stress protein PHOS34-like isoform X1 produces the protein MAAATSSEKPVMLVGVDESEHSFYALEWTLDHFFTPYTPNPPFKLIIIHAKPTAFTVVGAAGPRAVDILPHVEEDLKKIATRVIDDVKQICIRKNVHDDVLLETVEGDPRNILCEYVEKHHASMLVIGSHGYGAIKRAVLGSVSDYCAHHAHCSVTIVKKPKIKH, from the exons ATGGCCGCCGCCACTTCATCGGAGAAACCAGTAATGTTAGTCGGAGTCGACGAAAGCGAGCATAGCTTCTACGCACTTGAATGGACTCTAGATCACTTCTTCACTCCCTACACTCCAAATCCCCCTTTCAAACTCATCATCATTCACGCTAAACCAACCGCTTTCACCGTCGTCGGAGCCGCAGGTCCTC GTGCCGTCGATATTCTTCCGCACGTCGAAGAGGATCTGAAGAAGATCGCTACTCGAGTTATTGACGACGTTAAACAAATCTGCATCCGAAAAAAC GTACATGATGATGTGTTATTGGAAACAGTTGAAGGTGATCCTAGAAATATCCTTTGTGAATACGTAGAGAAGCATCACGCATCTATGCTAGTCATTGGCAGCCATGGTTATGGAGCTATAAAAAG GGCTGTTTTGGGGAGTGTGAGTGATTATTGTGCTCATCATGCACATTGCAGTGTGACAATTGTGAAAAAGCCTAAGATCAaacattga
- the LOC124916148 gene encoding phytochrome A-associated F-box protein-like yields the protein MVTTFLNLPDDVIVKIFLNLGDDARHWANLSCVCTKFPPLIRDFCWKERCIRSLPGIFSDLFNNSRSISPPPGGWAALYKLAISCPGVYHSGVVTNHDLQIQQDLDHEEEEEEEVKPTETQVLIEKKICCSPPATHIASGFPSFSREEGSKMLGSRFRDDYFYICHWPGCVHEERKKKYMLFRGIFVNFKESEIWRKINEVNKDQVDIPCGFCSCKKTWDLQSSFCLRRVFFGHHANGEPIVRAYVCDNGHVSGAWTEFVWYR from the coding sequence ATGGTAACCACTTTCTTGAATCTCCCCGACGACGTAATCGTCAAAATATTTCTCAATCTGGGAGACGATGCTCGTCACTGGGCAAATCTTTCCTGCGTTTGCACCAAATTCCCACCTCTAATTCGCGACTTTTGTTGGAAAGAAAGATGCATCCGATCCTTACCTGGTATTTTCTCCGATCTATTTAACAATTCTCGTTCAATCTCTCCACCTCCCGGTGGTTGGGCCGCTCTCTACAAGCTCGCCATCAGCTGTCCCGGCGTTTACCATTCCGGTGTTGTAACCAATCATGATCTTCAGATTCAACAAGATCTGgatcatgaagaagaagaagaagaagaggtaaAACCGACTGAAACCCAGGTATTGATTGAGAAAAAGATCTGTTGTAGTCCACCAGCTACGCATATCGCATCTGGGTTTCCGAGTTTTAGTCGAGAAGAAGGTAGTAAAATGTTAGGAAGTAGATTTAGGGATGATTACTTTTACATTTGTCATTGGCCAGGGTGTGTTCATgaggaaaggaagaagaagtaTATGCTTTTTAGAGGTATTTTTGTTAACTTTAAGGAATCTGAGATATGGAGGAAGATTAATGAAGTGAATAAGGATCAAGTTGATATTCCCTGTGGTTTTTGTTCATGTAAAAAGACATGGGATTTGCAGTCTTCTTTCTGTTTGAGGCGTGTCTTCTTTGGACATCATGCTAATGGTGAACCGATTGTTCGAGCTTATGTTTGTGACAATGGCCATGTCTCTGGAGCATGGACTGAGTTTGTCTGGTACAGATGA
- the LOC124920229 gene encoding serine/arginine-rich-splicing factor SR34-like isoform X2: MSRSSRTIYVGNLPGDIREREVEDLFYKYGPVKHIDLKIPPRPPGYAFVEFEEARDADDAIRGRDGYDFDGHRLRVELAHGGRGEHSSSMERFSGSRVSRGLSRRSDFRVVISGLPSSASWQDLKDHMRKAGDVCFSQVFRDGRGVTGIVDYTNDDDMKYAIRKLDDSEFRNAFTRSIVRVKEYRGRSRSRSRSRSSSYSRGRSRSESRSRSRSKSPRDKTTKKSPARSRTRSASSSSRSRSKSRSLSRSPARPRSPLPTKDVSKSPIKTREKSRSRSRSPSKSHSR, encoded by the exons ATGAGCCGCTCTAGTCGAACTATATATGTTGGAAATCTTCCTGGTGATATCCGTGAGAGGGAAGTAGAAGATCTCTTTTACAAG TATGGACCAGTAAAGCATATTGATTTGAAGATCCCACCAAGACCACCTGGTTATGCATTTGTTGAG TTTGAAGAAGCTCGGGATGCTGATGATGCAATTCGTGGTCGAGATGGTTATGATTTTGATGGGCACCGTCTCAGG GTGGAGCTTGCCCATGGAGGTCGTGGGGAACATTCATCTTCAATGGAACGCTTCAGCGGAAGTCGTGTTAGCCGTGGACTCTCCAGGCGCTCTGATTTTCGCG TTGTAATCTCTGGACTTCCTTCATCAGCCTCTTGGCAGGACCTGAAG GACCACATGCGCAAAGCAGGAGATGTCTGTTTCTCCCAAGTTTTCCGTGATGGCAGAG GAGTCACTGGGATTGTGGATTATACCAACGATGATGATATGAAATATGCT ATAAGAAAGCTTGATGACTCTGAGTTCCGTAACGCTTTTACCCGGTCTATAGTCCGT GTCAAGGAATATAGAGGCCGGAGTCGAAGCCGTTCAAGGAGCAGAAGCAGCAGCTACTCCAGGGGTCGGAGTCGCAGTGAAAGCCGTAGTAGGAGCAGGAG CAAATCTCCAAGAGATAAAACTACTAAGAAGTCACCTGCTAGATCTCGCACAAGGTCTGCTTCTTCCAGTTCCCGCTCTAGATCAAAGTCACGCTCTCTTTCAAG ATCCCCAGCAAGACCCAGATCTCCTTTGCCAACT AAAGATGTAAGTAAAAGTCCGATCAAGACCAGAGAAAAAAGCCGGAGCAGGAGCAGGAGCCCAAGCAAAAGCCACTCCAG GTGA
- the LOC124920229 gene encoding serine/arginine-rich-splicing factor SR34-like isoform X1: MSRSSRTIYVGNLPGDIREREVEDLFYKYGPVKHIDLKIPPRPPGYAFVEFEEARDADDAIRGRDGYDFDGHRLRVELAHGGRGEHSSSMERFSGSRVSRGLSRRSDFRVVISGLPSSASWQDLKDHMRKAGDVCFSQVFRDGRGVTGIVDYTNDDDMKYAIRKLDDSEFRNAFTRSIVRVKEYRGRSRSRSRSRSSSYSRGRSRSESRSRSRSKSPRDKTTKKSPARSRTRSASSSSRSRSKSRSLSRSPARPRSPLPTKKDVSKSPIKTREKSRSRSRSPSKSHSR, encoded by the exons ATGAGCCGCTCTAGTCGAACTATATATGTTGGAAATCTTCCTGGTGATATCCGTGAGAGGGAAGTAGAAGATCTCTTTTACAAG TATGGACCAGTAAAGCATATTGATTTGAAGATCCCACCAAGACCACCTGGTTATGCATTTGTTGAG TTTGAAGAAGCTCGGGATGCTGATGATGCAATTCGTGGTCGAGATGGTTATGATTTTGATGGGCACCGTCTCAGG GTGGAGCTTGCCCATGGAGGTCGTGGGGAACATTCATCTTCAATGGAACGCTTCAGCGGAAGTCGTGTTAGCCGTGGACTCTCCAGGCGCTCTGATTTTCGCG TTGTAATCTCTGGACTTCCTTCATCAGCCTCTTGGCAGGACCTGAAG GACCACATGCGCAAAGCAGGAGATGTCTGTTTCTCCCAAGTTTTCCGTGATGGCAGAG GAGTCACTGGGATTGTGGATTATACCAACGATGATGATATGAAATATGCT ATAAGAAAGCTTGATGACTCTGAGTTCCGTAACGCTTTTACCCGGTCTATAGTCCGT GTCAAGGAATATAGAGGCCGGAGTCGAAGCCGTTCAAGGAGCAGAAGCAGCAGCTACTCCAGGGGTCGGAGTCGCAGTGAAAGCCGTAGTAGGAGCAGGAG CAAATCTCCAAGAGATAAAACTACTAAGAAGTCACCTGCTAGATCTCGCACAAGGTCTGCTTCTTCCAGTTCCCGCTCTAGATCAAAGTCACGCTCTCTTTCAAG ATCCCCAGCAAGACCCAGATCTCCTTTGCCAACT AAGAAAGATGTAAGTAAAAGTCCGATCAAGACCAGAGAAAAAAGCCGGAGCAGGAGCAGGAGCCCAAGCAAAAGCCACTCCAG GTGA